From Tiliqua scincoides isolate rTilSci1 chromosome 2, rTilSci1.hap2, whole genome shotgun sequence, the proteins below share one genomic window:
- the LOC136639793 gene encoding 17-beta-hydroxysteroid dehydrogenase type 6-like isoform X2, whose amino-acid sequence MWLYLAALLGLYFLRQWYLARQTVENLTEKYVFITGCDSGFGNLLARQLDARGLRVLAACLTQKGAKQLGKATSERLRTTILDVTSTENIEAATEWVNGCVGGKGLWGLVNNAGIATPVVPNEWLTKDDFAKVINVNLLGLIDVTLHMLPLVKKARGRVVNVSSVFGRAAVFGGGYGPSKFGVEAFSDSLRRELHPFGVRVSIIEPGAFHTAILNSVIEDLQKAWSRVPSDINESYGQEYFEKCEFKEQVLSINSNLYMVTDCMEHALKSVRPRTRYSVGWDAVFFYIPLSYLPSWVSDIFIRRFHPRPAEAV is encoded by the exons ATGTGGCTCTACCTGGCTGccctgctggggctttacttccTTCGCCAATGGTACCTGGCGAGGCAGACGGTGGAGAACCTGACTGAGAAATACGTCTTCATCACTGGCTGCGACTCTGGCTTTGGGAACCTGCTGGCCAGGCAATTGGATGCCCGGGGCCTGAGGGTTCTGGCGGCTTGCCTCACccagaagggggcaaagcagcTGGGGAAGGCCACGTCAGAGCGGCTGAGAACCACCATCCTGGATGTCACCAGCACAGAGAACATTGAGGCAGCAACTGAGTGGGTGAATGGATGTGTGGGGGGCAAAG GGCTCTGGGGCTTGGTCAACAATGCAGGCATagctactccagtggttcccaatgaaTGGCTGACCAAAGATGACTTTGCAAAGGTGATCAATGTCAACCTACTTGGGCTAATTGACGTCACGCTACACATGCTGCCTCTGGTGAAAAAGGCCAGAGGAAGGGTGGTCAATGTGTCTAGCGTATTTGGAAGAGCAGCAGTTTTTGGAGGAGGGTACGGCCCATCGAAGTTTGGCGTGGAGGCCTTCTCTGACAGCCTGAG GCGAGAGCTTCATCCTTTTGGGGTTCGTGTCAGCATTATTGAGCCTGGTGCTTTCCATACAGCAATATTAAACTCTGTGATAGAAGATCTGCAGAAAGCATGGAGCCGGGTGCCCTCTGACATCAATGAATCCTATGGGCAGGAGTACTTTGAGAAGTGTGAGTTCAAAGAACAAGTTCTTTCTATAAA CAGCAATCTCTACATGGTCACTGACTGCATGGAACATGCCCTGAAGTCCGTCCGCCCTCGCACTCGCTATTCTGTCGGTTGGGATGCAGTATTTTTCTACATTCCTTTGTCTTACTTGCCAAGTTGGGTGTCAGACATTTTTATTAGACGCTTTCATCCTAGGCCAGCAGAGGCAGTGTAA
- the LOC136639793 gene encoding 17-beta-hydroxysteroid dehydrogenase type 6-like isoform X1, with amino-acid sequence MWLYLAALLGLYFLRQWYLARQTVENLTEKYVFITGCDSGFGNLLARQLDARGLRVLAACLTQKGAKQLGKATSERLRTTILDVTSTENIEAATEWVNGCVGGKGLWGLVNNAGIATPVVPNEWLTKDDFAKVINVNLLGLIDVTLHMLPLVKKARGRVVNVSSVFGRAAVFGGGYGPSKFGVEAFSDSLRRELHPFGVRVSIIEPGAFHTAILNSVIEDLQKAWSRVPSDINESYGQEYFEKYLQVNHELPRIFSSNLYMVTDCMEHALKSVRPRTRYSVGWDAVFFYIPLSYLPSWVSDIFIRRFHPRPAEAV; translated from the exons ATGTGGCTCTACCTGGCTGccctgctggggctttacttccTTCGCCAATGGTACCTGGCGAGGCAGACGGTGGAGAACCTGACTGAGAAATACGTCTTCATCACTGGCTGCGACTCTGGCTTTGGGAACCTGCTGGCCAGGCAATTGGATGCCCGGGGCCTGAGGGTTCTGGCGGCTTGCCTCACccagaagggggcaaagcagcTGGGGAAGGCCACGTCAGAGCGGCTGAGAACCACCATCCTGGATGTCACCAGCACAGAGAACATTGAGGCAGCAACTGAGTGGGTGAATGGATGTGTGGGGGGCAAAG GGCTCTGGGGCTTGGTCAACAATGCAGGCATagctactccagtggttcccaatgaaTGGCTGACCAAAGATGACTTTGCAAAGGTGATCAATGTCAACCTACTTGGGCTAATTGACGTCACGCTACACATGCTGCCTCTGGTGAAAAAGGCCAGAGGAAGGGTGGTCAATGTGTCTAGCGTATTTGGAAGAGCAGCAGTTTTTGGAGGAGGGTACGGCCCATCGAAGTTTGGCGTGGAGGCCTTCTCTGACAGCCTGAG GCGAGAGCTTCATCCTTTTGGGGTTCGTGTCAGCATTATTGAGCCTGGTGCTTTCCATACAGCAATATTAAACTCTGTGATAGAAGATCTGCAGAAAGCATGGAGCCGGGTGCCCTCTGACATCAATGAATCCTATGGGCAGGAGTACTTTGAGAAGT ATCTCCAAGTAAACCACGAGCTCCCTAGGATATTCAGCAGCAATCTCTACATGGTCACTGACTGCATGGAACATGCCCTGAAGTCCGTCCGCCCTCGCACTCGCTATTCTGTCGGTTGGGATGCAGTATTTTTCTACATTCCTTTGTCTTACTTGCCAAGTTGGGTGTCAGACATTTTTATTAGACGCTTTCATCCTAGGCCAGCAGAGGCAGTGTAA